One part of the Thiothrix nivea DSM 5205 genome encodes these proteins:
- the rplI gene encoding 50S ribosomal protein L9 yields MEVILLKKVENLGALGHVVSVRPGYARNYLIPQGKAKMATKANLEAFEARRAELEAEAEAALAAAQARRDQLAEMVLTIKAVAGNEGKLFGSVSNIEIAEAINAAGVEVERREIRMPEGPIRHLGEFEVGLHLHTEVDATIKVIVEAE; encoded by the coding sequence ATGGAAGTTATTCTTCTGAAAAAAGTTGAAAACCTGGGTGCTCTCGGTCATGTTGTTTCCGTGCGCCCTGGTTATGCCCGCAACTACCTGATCCCTCAGGGTAAAGCCAAAATGGCCACCAAGGCTAATCTGGAAGCGTTTGAAGCACGCCGCGCCGAACTGGAAGCCGAAGCTGAAGCCGCGTTGGCCGCCGCCCAGGCGCGCCGTGACCAATTGGCTGAAATGGTACTGACCATCAAGGCTGTTGCCGGTAATGAAGGCAAGCTGTTCGGTTCCGTTTCCAACATTGAAATCGCGGAAGCCATCAATGCTGCTGGCGTGGAAGTGGAACGCCGCGAAATCCGTATGCCGGAAGGCCCGATCCGCCACTTGGGCGAATTCGAGGTTGGCCTGCATCTGCATACCGAAGTCGATGCTACTATCAAGGTTATCGTTGAAGCAGAATAA
- the dnaB gene encoding replicative DNA helicase, whose translation MAESYESLKIPPHSIEAEQSVLGGLLLSGLANDSTAWDTIADKVVENDFYRQDHRLIFRALADLAEDDKPLDLVTVQDWLKQRGELENAGGFAYLATMAKDTPSAANIRAYAEIVREKSVLRQLISVGTGIADSAFTAQGRPSKELLDEAEQKVFKIAEQGAKQGQVFKPLKKLLKTTLEHIEELSKLNSNITGVSTGYTDLDEMTSGLQKGDLVIVAGRPSMGKCIVAGSRVLDPNSGRLEVIDDLVARRRGALVTLDNQFRLQATQPSEFVDDGIKPVFRVRTALGREIVTTLAHPFLTIRGWRRLEELEVGQRIAVPRILPFFGKAGLSGQRTKLIAYFLTDGGLTQSCPQFTNVNLRLLDDFTSALADFPGVCWRLEDSKGKRAPSIRIATDSEFLQQARMDFAERLRQRLRELSLSLNALARRLDIAVATVHYWTVGKAVPAGDMFGVLCRELQADPHELMPHCAAATARSAPNPVSEWLHHIGLMGKNAHDKRVPSIVFELPRDLVALFLNRTFACDGSVYVQNGDQAGISYSTVSHGLARDVQHLLLRFGILAKLRHRQIPYQGEYRPAYELRITHQQHIRQFLEEIGVYGKEEAVQKVLAVSQAKKAKANLDTLPVETWEIITGRKGNLTWAGLAQCMGRNPGHNFHVGKRRIGRELLAEIATALQDQELGELANSDLYWDQIESIDYMGDKQVYDLSVPDTHNFVAEDMLVHNTTFSMNIAEYAAAHKKLPTAIFSMEMPAEQLTLRLLSSMGRVDQHRVRTGKLTDDDWPRIATAVKIFADVPMFIDDSPALSPTEVRARARRLMREHGQLGLIVLDYLQLMQTGTSTENRTAEISEISRSLKSLAKELACPVIALSQLNRSLEQRPNKRPVMSDLRECVTGDTLVMLADGCRVPVCELVGQTPQILSITPTGMVQAAATDLVWSAGKKSLLKISLASGRSIRCSHKHRLRGLWDWKHARDLQVGDRLAIACRIPEPLQTQTWPEHEIISLATNLPETLPAGIFQLPNTQLALFLRHLWATDGSIHQGANKPRIYFATASEALIRDVAALLLRFGIVARIKHVTSTESPCGWFTADISGAEQQRIFLHEIGTFGPRQANADILDDERLHLLARDELFWDQVVSIEPAGEEEVFDLTVPGNACWLADGIVSHNSGAIEQDADVIIFIYRDEVYNPDSADKGTAEIIIAKQRNGPIGSVRLTFLGKYTRFENFTPDIYTPGFE comes from the coding sequence ATGGCAGAATCATACGAATCACTCAAAATTCCCCCGCATTCCATCGAGGCCGAGCAGTCTGTGCTGGGTGGCCTGTTGCTGAGTGGCCTGGCAAACGATAGCACGGCATGGGATACCATTGCCGACAAGGTGGTGGAAAATGATTTCTACCGGCAAGATCATCGCCTGATTTTCCGCGCCCTCGCCGATCTGGCTGAAGACGACAAGCCGCTGGATCTGGTGACGGTTCAGGACTGGCTGAAACAGCGCGGGGAGCTGGAAAATGCCGGTGGCTTCGCCTACTTGGCCACCATGGCCAAGGATACGCCCAGCGCCGCCAATATCCGCGCCTATGCGGAAATCGTGCGCGAAAAATCGGTGTTGCGTCAGCTGATCAGCGTCGGCACAGGCATTGCCGATTCTGCCTTCACCGCCCAAGGCCGCCCCAGCAAGGAGCTGCTGGATGAGGCAGAGCAAAAGGTTTTCAAGATTGCGGAGCAGGGCGCGAAGCAGGGTCAGGTTTTCAAGCCACTGAAAAAGCTGCTCAAGACCACCCTTGAGCACATCGAGGAACTGAGCAAGCTCAACAGCAATATCACCGGGGTTTCGACGGGTTATACCGATCTGGATGAGATGACATCCGGCTTGCAGAAAGGTGACTTGGTGATTGTGGCGGGGCGTCCGTCGATGGGGAAATGCATTGTTGCTGGTAGCAGGGTACTTGATCCGAACAGCGGCAGGTTGGAGGTTATTGATGATTTGGTGGCGCGGCGGCGGGGCGCTTTGGTAACGTTGGATAACCAGTTCCGCTTGCAGGCAACGCAGCCTTCAGAATTCGTTGATGATGGTATCAAACCTGTATTCCGGGTGCGTACTGCGTTGGGTCGGGAAATCGTTACTACCCTGGCGCACCCATTCCTGACAATAAGGGGGTGGCGAAGGCTTGAGGAACTTGAGGTCGGTCAGCGGATCGCCGTGCCACGGATTTTGCCCTTCTTCGGGAAGGCGGGGTTGTCTGGGCAGCGCACCAAACTGATTGCCTACTTCCTGACGGATGGGGGGCTAACCCAAAGTTGTCCGCAATTTACCAATGTCAACCTGCGCCTGTTGGATGATTTCACCTCGGCTTTAGCAGATTTTCCTGGTGTTTGCTGGCGTCTGGAAGACAGCAAGGGTAAACGGGCCCCTTCCATCCGCATTGCCACTGATAGCGAATTTCTTCAACAGGCGCGCATGGATTTTGCCGAACGCCTGAGGCAACGTCTGCGGGAGCTTTCTCTTAGCCTGAATGCATTAGCCCGCCGTCTGGATATTGCGGTCGCCACTGTGCATTACTGGACTGTGGGCAAGGCAGTTCCAGCGGGTGATATGTTCGGCGTCCTGTGTCGTGAACTTCAGGCAGACCCTCATGAGTTGATGCCGCATTGCGCTGCGGCTACTGCACGTTCAGCCCCTAATCCTGTTAGCGAATGGCTGCACCATATCGGCCTGATGGGCAAAAACGCCCATGACAAGCGGGTTCCAAGTATCGTGTTTGAGTTACCCCGCGACTTGGTGGCACTGTTCCTTAACAGGACGTTTGCCTGTGATGGCAGTGTTTATGTCCAGAATGGTGATCAGGCTGGCATCTCCTACAGCACGGTTAGTCATGGCTTGGCGCGGGATGTCCAGCATTTGCTGTTACGTTTCGGTATCTTGGCCAAACTGCGCCACCGGCAAATCCCGTATCAGGGTGAATATCGCCCTGCTTACGAATTGCGTATTACCCATCAGCAGCATATCCGCCAGTTTCTTGAAGAGATTGGTGTCTATGGCAAGGAAGAGGCTGTGCAAAAAGTACTGGCCGTCAGCCAAGCCAAAAAAGCGAAAGCCAATCTGGATACCTTGCCTGTTGAAACCTGGGAAATCATAACCGGACGCAAAGGCAATCTGACCTGGGCAGGATTGGCGCAGTGTATGGGACGCAACCCCGGGCATAATTTCCATGTGGGAAAACGTAGGATTGGACGTGAACTGCTAGCGGAAATTGCCACTGCCTTGCAGGATCAAGAGCTTGGCGAGCTTGCCAATAGTGACCTGTATTGGGATCAGATCGAGTCCATCGACTACATGGGTGATAAACAGGTTTATGACCTAAGTGTACCGGATACACACAATTTTGTTGCAGAAGATATGCTGGTGCACAATACCACCTTCTCGATGAACATCGCCGAATACGCCGCCGCCCACAAAAAGCTACCCACCGCTATTTTCAGTATGGAAATGCCTGCCGAACAGCTTACCCTGCGATTACTGTCGTCGATGGGACGTGTTGACCAGCACCGCGTGCGCACCGGGAAATTGACCGATGATGACTGGCCGCGTATCGCCACGGCAGTAAAGATTTTCGCCGATGTGCCGATGTTCATTGATGACAGCCCGGCGCTTTCCCCGACCGAAGTGCGCGCCCGTGCCCGCCGCCTGATGCGTGAACATGGTCAGCTTGGCCTGATTGTGCTTGATTACCTGCAACTGATGCAAACGGGAACCAGCACCGAAAACCGTACCGCTGAAATTTCGGAAATTTCCCGTTCCCTCAAATCGCTGGCGAAGGAATTGGCTTGTCCTGTGATTGCGCTTTCCCAGCTCAACCGCAGTCTGGAACAGCGCCCTAACAAGCGCCCGGTGATGTCGGATTTACGTGAATGTGTAACCGGTGACACTTTGGTGATGCTGGCTGATGGTTGCCGAGTGCCAGTGTGCGAACTGGTGGGGCAAACCCCGCAGATTTTGTCGATAACGCCGACGGGTATGGTGCAGGCAGCTGCCACCGATCTGGTTTGGTCGGCAGGTAAAAAATCACTGCTGAAAATTTCTCTCGCTAGTGGGCGCAGTATCCGTTGTTCCCATAAGCATCGTTTGCGTGGTTTGTGGGACTGGAAACATGCCCGTGATTTGCAGGTAGGTGATCGGCTGGCTATTGCGTGTCGCATACCTGAACCGCTGCAAACGCAAACATGGCCTGAGCATGAAATTATTTCACTAGCAACAAATTTGCCGGAGACTTTGCCTGCGGGCATTTTTCAGCTTCCCAATACTCAGCTGGCTTTATTCCTGCGCCATTTGTGGGCAACGGATGGCAGTATTCATCAGGGAGCCAACAAGCCGCGCATTTATTTTGCGACGGCAAGTGAAGCCTTGATCCGTGATGTGGCCGCCTTGTTGTTGCGTTTTGGTATCGTTGCCCGCATCAAACATGTCACGAGTACCGAAAGCCCGTGTGGCTGGTTTACTGCTGATATCTCCGGGGCAGAGCAGCAGCGGATTTTCCTGCATGAGATTGGCACGTTTGGCCCGCGCCAGGCCAATGCCGATATTCTGGATGATGAACGCCTGCACTTGCTTGCCCGTGATGAGCTGTTCTGGGATCAGGTGGTGAGTATTGAGCCTGCTGGCGAGGAAGAGGTATTTGACCTGACGGTTCCCGGCAACGCCTGTTGGTTGGCAGATGGAATCGTCAGCCATAATTCGGGCGCAATTGAACAGGATGCTGACGTGATCATCTTCATCTACCGTGACGAAGTTTACAACCCTGATTCCGCTGACAAAGGCACGGCAGAAATCATTATCGCCAAACAGCGTAACGGCCCCATTGGCAGCGTAAGGCTGACCTTCCTCGGCAAATACACCCGTTTCGAAAATTTTACGCCTGACATCTATACGCCGGGATTTGAATAA
- the rpsR gene encoding 30S ribosomal protein S18, which translates to MSRQFRRKKYCRFTAEGITEIDYKDLDILKSFITETGKIVPSRITGTKANYQRQLATAIKRARFLALLPYSDQHK; encoded by the coding sequence ATGTCACGTCAATTCCGCCGCAAAAAATACTGCCGTTTCACGGCTGAAGGCATTACCGAGATTGATTACAAGGATCTCGACATCCTCAAGAGCTTCATTACCGAAACCGGCAAGATTGTGCCCAGCCGCATTACCGGCACCAAGGCCAACTATCAGCGCCAACTGGCAACCGCGATCAAGCGCGCGCGTTTCCTGGCGTTGTTGCCATACTCGGATCAGCACAAGTAA
- a CDS encoding ATP-binding protein, with amino-acid sequence MISLSIRTKLFIAIFLACLLTIGGVAGVVQFKFKRSFLDYLNEQENRSLTQLETRLISTYETSGDWSALDKNRYLWDSLLRTAMRSSFFPANGDAGDGEMADEPRPPPPFREEHKIGGLPPPRSHFMQRMDRFASRIVLLDAGHKLVRGSSRLGTPDNLHELKSQGKIVGYLGIYRRQRLTEKVDVEFADRLQRMLWVIGLLALPVTGLLAFLFARHLGQPIQTLRNGARQLTDGNYALRMKVSGRDELADLTRDVNRLAERLQQNEASRKQWIADIAHELRTPLSILRGEIEALQDGVNQPDTSTFASLHQEVSHLERLVGDLYDLSMSDSGALSYHKEATDIIALLRETLALHSSQLHEQELQVDTICIALTPIHIQGDPQRLQQLFKNLLENSLRYTDKPGQLRVSSNVENGWIDIVFEDSAPGVPDEALPRLFDRLYRVEGSRNRATGGAGLGLSICRNIVAAHDGEISAAHSALGGVEIRVRLPLQP; translated from the coding sequence ATGATAAGCCTGAGTATCCGCACCAAACTATTTATTGCCATTTTTCTGGCCTGCCTGCTGACCATTGGCGGTGTGGCTGGCGTAGTGCAATTCAAGTTCAAACGCAGTTTCCTCGATTACCTGAATGAGCAGGAAAACCGCTCCCTTACCCAGCTCGAAACTCGCCTGATCAGTACCTATGAGACCAGCGGTGACTGGTCTGCCCTGGACAAAAACCGTTATTTGTGGGATTCGCTGCTACGGACAGCGATGCGCAGCAGTTTTTTTCCTGCCAATGGTGATGCGGGTGATGGCGAAATGGCGGATGAACCTCGGCCCCCGCCCCCCTTTCGGGAGGAGCATAAAATTGGTGGGTTGCCGCCGCCGCGTTCCCATTTCATGCAACGGATGGATCGTTTTGCCAGCAGGATTGTCTTGCTGGATGCCGGGCATAAACTTGTCAGGGGGAGTTCCCGTCTCGGCACGCCTGACAATCTGCATGAGCTTAAATCACAAGGTAAAATCGTCGGCTATCTGGGTATCTACCGTCGGCAGCGCCTGACCGAAAAGGTGGACGTGGAATTTGCCGACCGCCTGCAACGCATGTTATGGGTCATTGGCTTGTTGGCATTGCCGGTAACCGGGTTGCTGGCATTCCTGTTCGCCCGCCATCTGGGGCAGCCGATCCAGACCTTACGCAATGGCGCACGCCAATTGACAGATGGCAATTATGCTTTGCGCATGAAAGTTTCCGGGCGTGATGAACTTGCCGACCTGACCCGGGATGTCAACCGCCTGGCTGAGCGCTTGCAGCAGAATGAGGCGTCCCGCAAACAATGGATTGCCGACATTGCCCATGAACTGCGCACTCCACTGTCTATCCTGCGCGGCGAAATCGAGGCCCTGCAAGATGGCGTCAACCAGCCGGATACCAGCACTTTCGCTTCCCTGCATCAGGAAGTTAGCCATCTGGAACGGCTGGTTGGCGACCTTTATGACCTTTCCATGTCCGACAGCGGGGCGCTCAGCTACCACAAGGAAGCCACCGACATTATCGCCCTGCTACGTGAAACGCTGGCCTTGCACAGTTCGCAGTTGCATGAGCAGGAGTTGCAGGTTGATACCATCTGCATTGCGCTGACGCCCATCCATATACAAGGTGACCCACAGCGCTTGCAGCAATTGTTCAAGAACCTGCTGGAAAACAGCCTGCGCTACACCGACAAGCCGGGGCAATTGCGCGTCAGCAGCAACGTGGAAAATGGCTGGATAGACATTGTGTTTGAGGATTCCGCGCCCGGCGTGCCGGATGAAGCTTTGCCGCGCCTGTTTGACCGCCTGTACCGGGTGGAAGGCTCCCGCAACCGTGCAACCGGCGGGGCAGGGCTTGGCTTGAGCATTTGCCGCAATATTGTGGCGGCGCATGACGGTGAAATCAGTGCTGCCCATTCCGCGCTGGGTGGCGTGGAAATCCGTGTGCGCCTGCCGCTGCAACCCTGA
- a CDS encoding response regulator produces MERILIVEDEPKIADLLQKYLGNASYHTDWLNTGIGVSDWVRREQPSLILLDLMLPGKDGLEVCKEIRQFSPVPIIMLTARVEEIDRLLGLELGADDYICKPFSPREVVARVKAILRRLQAFSQLAAGGQTLENNANGALLELNRDRLLVRAGGRDITLTLVEFELLAALLQQPGRIFGRDQLMSKVYTDNRIVSDRTIDSHIKKLRKKLAEILPGQEVIHSVYSVGYKFEP; encoded by the coding sequence ATGGAACGGATACTGATCGTCGAAGACGAACCCAAAATCGCTGACCTGCTGCAAAAATACCTGGGCAATGCCAGTTACCACACCGACTGGCTCAATACCGGCATTGGCGTCAGCGACTGGGTGCGCCGCGAGCAGCCTAGCCTGATCCTGCTTGACCTGATGCTGCCGGGCAAGGATGGCCTGGAAGTGTGTAAGGAGATTCGCCAGTTTTCCCCCGTGCCCATCATCATGCTGACCGCGCGGGTGGAAGAAATAGACCGCCTGCTGGGTTTGGAACTTGGCGCGGACGACTACATCTGTAAACCCTTCAGCCCGCGTGAAGTGGTTGCCCGCGTCAAAGCCATTTTGCGGCGATTGCAGGCATTTTCCCAACTGGCGGCTGGTGGCCAGACGTTGGAAAATAATGCTAATGGCGCATTGCTGGAACTGAACCGGGATCGCCTGCTGGTCAGGGCTGGAGGGCGGGACATCACCCTGACGCTGGTCGAGTTTGAGCTATTGGCGGCACTGTTGCAGCAACCCGGCAGGATTTTCGGGCGTGACCAGTTGATGTCGAAAGTCTATACCGACAACCGTATTGTTTCCGACCGTACCATCGACAGCCATATCAAAAAACTGCGCAAGAAGCTGGCGGAAATCCTGCCCGGCCAGGAAGTTATCCACTCCGTCTACTCGGTGGGCTACAAATTTGAGCCATGA
- a CDS encoding exosortase H-associated membrane protein, translated as MTQRPLHRFMLGVLLFFPLTFFIWYLTATYHLAPITLITGKLVDWQFADALMWLRLDGHTLVLASNFGHDASGVVTSPPSGEDVLGFHLNPLIYSYSLPLLAALMLATPGNNKWGNLLWGIILILPTEIFSMYFSVLKTLTFDVGEAFQRQQHLSQTSADLIALGYQTGTLLLPMIAPLIIWVALNKRFLTSLAPQLEGAFARQD; from the coding sequence ATGACCCAACGGCCCTTGCACCGCTTCATGCTGGGCGTGCTGTTATTTTTCCCATTGACATTTTTCATCTGGTATCTGACAGCTACTTATCACCTTGCGCCGATTACCCTGATCACTGGCAAGCTGGTGGACTGGCAATTTGCCGATGCCCTGATGTGGCTGCGGCTGGATGGGCATACACTGGTGCTAGCTTCCAATTTCGGGCATGACGCCAGTGGCGTGGTTACCTCCCCCCCGTCGGGTGAAGATGTGCTGGGTTTCCACCTGAACCCGCTGATCTACAGCTACAGCCTGCCGTTGCTGGCAGCCCTGATGCTAGCTACCCCAGGCAACAACAAGTGGGGCAATCTGTTGTGGGGGATCATCCTGATCCTGCCTACGGAAATATTCAGTATGTATTTCAGTGTACTGAAAACCCTGACGTTTGATGTCGGGGAAGCCTTCCAGCGCCAGCAGCACCTCTCCCAAACCAGCGCCGACCTGATTGCCCTGGGCTACCAGACCGGCACGTTACTATTGCCCATGATTGCACCATTGATCATCTGGGTTGCATTGAACAAACGTTTCCTCACCAGCCTAGCTCCCCAACTGGAGGGGGCATTTGCCCGGCAAGACTGA
- a CDS encoding serine/threonine protein kinase yields MQQALARYPFDLPGYYLLKVLHESDNAIIFLANNPAGLPVAIKRFKFDTSKLGKSLVEEFLMETRALELLNHRGLVKPLAAGIASHALYMAMEYVPGTTLRRALTTTPIPPLEQALRWLEEIALALAAIHGIGLLHQDLKTSNILVRQDNSLALLDFGLETRLLVASGFMRMDEIYCTPYYVSPERIMGDAPDERADLYALGIILYELLAGHKPYESTSLGELLKKHAIAPIPRLPDTLSGYQPLVSGLLAKFPENRVQSATEVVRLLHEIRAQQAV; encoded by the coding sequence TTGCAACAGGCGCTAGCACGATACCCCTTTGACCTTCCTGGCTATTACCTCCTGAAGGTATTGCACGAGAGTGATAACGCTATCATTTTTCTTGCCAACAACCCGGCTGGCTTACCAGTCGCCATCAAACGCTTCAAATTTGACACCAGCAAACTGGGCAAAAGTCTGGTGGAGGAATTCCTGATGGAAACCCGGGCACTGGAATTACTCAACCATCGGGGGCTGGTAAAGCCACTTGCAGCCGGCATCGCCTCACACGCACTGTATATGGCCATGGAATACGTACCCGGCACTACTCTCAGGCGCGCCCTGACTACCACCCCCATACCACCACTGGAGCAAGCATTACGCTGGTTAGAGGAAATCGCGCTGGCATTGGCTGCCATCCACGGCATTGGCTTGCTGCATCAGGATTTGAAAACCTCCAATATCCTGGTCAGGCAGGACAACTCCCTGGCGTTGCTGGACTTTGGGCTGGAAACCCGCTTGCTGGTGGCCTCGGGTTTCATGCGCATGGATGAAATATATTGCACACCCTATTACGTCAGCCCTGAGCGGATTATGGGGGATGCGCCGGACGAACGTGCCGACCTGTACGCCCTAGGGATAATCCTGTATGAATTACTGGCTGGCCACAAGCCCTACGAATCCACTTCACTGGGAGAACTCTTGAAAAAACATGCAATTGCCCCCATCCCGCGCTTGCCTGACACGCTGTCAGGCTATCAGCCACTGGTTAGCGGGTTACTGGCAAAATTCCCGGAAAATAGGGTACAGTCGGCAACCGAAGTGGTACGATTGTTGCACGAGATACGGGCGCAGCAGGCAGTATAG
- the xrtH gene encoding exosortase H — MLRFLLVFLLVQGVLFGTEMLQPVQSALILPWTSLLADTSGWLMSAFDPNVAASGKVVRSTLNGFAVSIEPGCNGVEAMIVLLSAIIAFPAPLAYKAKGLWWGFLAIQAMNLLRIISLFYLGQWSRELFDWAHLYIWQALIMLDALVVFLIWIRYLPGETRPPKPQDPPNASDGHLPAGEAA; from the coding sequence ATGTTACGTTTCCTGCTTGTTTTTCTGCTGGTTCAAGGCGTCTTGTTTGGGACTGAGATGCTACAGCCAGTGCAATCCGCCCTGATTTTACCCTGGACAAGCCTGTTGGCTGATACCAGCGGTTGGTTGATGTCTGCCTTTGACCCCAATGTTGCCGCCAGCGGTAAGGTTGTCCGCAGTACCCTGAACGGTTTCGCCGTTTCCATTGAGCCGGGCTGCAATGGCGTGGAGGCGATGATTGTCCTGCTCTCCGCCATTATTGCGTTCCCTGCCCCATTAGCCTACAAAGCCAAGGGGTTGTGGTGGGGGTTCCTGGCTATCCAGGCCATGAACCTGTTGCGGATCATCAGCCTGTTCTATCTTGGGCAATGGAGCCGGGAATTGTTCGACTGGGCACACCTGTATATATGGCAAGCACTTATCATGCTGGACGCGCTGGTTGTTTTCCTGATCTGGATCCGCTACCTGCCGGGCGAAACGCGCCCCCCCAAACCACAGGATCCGCCAAACGCCAGTGATGGCCACTTACCCGCAGGAGAAGCAGCATGA
- the alr gene encoding alanine racemase — MKRSARAIIDADALRHNLRRCREAAPNSLAMAVIKANAYGHNMLKTAETLSHANGFAVSCIQEALELRQARFIHPILVLQGFSNLQGMKAAAEHRLRMVIHDRHQLELLDSAPASIKLDVALKLDSGMHRLGFPVEQAHHLFERLGKHPGIKPTPWLMTHMACADEPDNPHTHQQLQQFARYTDGLQATRSIGNSASILGWPQTHVNWVRPGIMLYGSSPFVDGDARRDGLQPVMTLVAPLVSIHTIAKGESIGYGASWVCPEDTRAGVVAIGYADGYPRHAPSGTPVWVNGKETRLLGRVSMDMVVIDLTAIEARVGDQVELWGKHVTVDRVARAAGTISYELLCNAGNLCEHKYIP; from the coding sequence ATGAAACGATCTGCCCGTGCCATTATTGATGCTGATGCCCTGCGGCATAACCTGCGCCGCTGTCGCGAAGCTGCGCCCAACAGTCTGGCGATGGCAGTGATCAAGGCCAATGCCTACGGGCACAACATGCTGAAAACCGCTGAAACCCTTAGCCATGCCAACGGTTTTGCGGTTTCCTGTATCCAGGAGGCGCTAGAGCTGCGGCAAGCGCGTTTTATCCACCCGATTCTCGTCCTGCAAGGATTCAGCAACCTGCAAGGCATGAAAGCGGCGGCGGAACACCGTTTGCGTATGGTTATCCATGACCGCCATCAACTGGAGTTGCTGGATAGTGCGCCCGCCTCCATCAAGCTGGACGTGGCGCTGAAGCTTGACAGTGGTATGCACCGGCTGGGTTTTCCGGTGGAACAGGCGCACCACCTGTTTGAGCGTCTGGGCAAGCACCCGGGCATCAAGCCAACCCCCTGGCTGATGACCCACATGGCCTGTGCTGATGAGCCGGATAACCCGCACACCCATCAGCAATTGCAGCAGTTTGCCCGCTATACAGATGGCTTGCAGGCAACGCGCAGTATCGGCAATTCCGCCAGTATCCTGGGTTGGCCGCAGACCCACGTCAATTGGGTGCGCCCCGGCATCATGCTGTACGGTTCCTCACCTTTTGTGGATGGCGATGCCAGGCGCGATGGCCTGCAACCGGTCATGACACTGGTCGCGCCTCTGGTTTCCATCCATACCATCGCCAAGGGGGAAAGCATTGGTTATGGCGCAAGCTGGGTTTGCCCGGAGGATACCCGTGCCGGTGTGGTCGCTATTGGTTACGCTGATGGTTATCCGCGCCATGCCCCTTCAGGCACGCCGGTGTGGGTCAATGGCAAGGAAACCCGCCTGCTTGGCCGTGTTTCCATGGATATGGTCGTCATCGACCTGACAGCGATTGAGGCACGGGTGGGGGATCAGGTAGAGTTATGGGGAAAACACGTTACAGTTGATAGGGTGGCGCGCGCGGCGGGGACTATCAGCTACGAGCTGCTCTGTAATGCCGGTAATTTGTGCGAGCATAAGTATATTCCCTGA
- the rpsF gene encoding 30S ribosomal protein S6 → MRHYEIVFLVHPDQSEQVPAMVERYRSMVQESGGAVHRLEDWGRRQLAYPINKLHKAHYVLMNIECGAETVAELESIFRFNDAVIRNVTLKMDKPVTDPSPLKKESEGKPARRVREEVSDDDDSSDDE, encoded by the coding sequence ATGAGACATTATGAAATTGTCTTTCTGGTTCACCCGGACCAGAGCGAGCAGGTGCCTGCCATGGTAGAACGCTACCGTAGCATGGTGCAGGAAAGTGGTGGTGCTGTCCATCGCCTGGAAGACTGGGGTCGCCGCCAGCTGGCATACCCCATCAACAAGCTGCACAAAGCGCACTATGTACTGATGAATATCGAATGCGGCGCGGAAACCGTGGCTGAGCTGGAAAGTATTTTCCGCTTCAATGATGCCGTCATCCGTAACGTTACCCTCAAGATGGATAAGCCAGTCACTGACCCTTCCCCGCTGAAGAAGGAAAGCGAAGGCAAGCCTGCCCGTCGGGTGCGTGAAGAAGTGTCTGATGACGATGATTCATCCGACGACGAATAA